The Streptomyces laurentii genome contains a region encoding:
- a CDS encoding hypothetical protein (DNA binding residues [nucleotide binding];~Helix-Turn-Helix DNA binding domain of the MerR-like transcription regulators YyaN and YraB; cd01109;~Predicted transcriptional regulators [Transcription]; COG0789;~identified by MetaGeneAnnotator; putative;~putative dimer interface [polypeptide binding];~transcriptional regulator [Streptomyces sp. PAMC26508]), producing MSVVESTSVDTLTGTGTRRTATVPAAAPAPAAKPVPQRTDPSARYTISEVAALTGLSAHTLRWYERIGLMPHVDRSHTGQRRFTPRDLDWLTFVGKLRTTGMAVSDMVRYAELIREGDHTHAERRALLEGTRNHVVERIAELQDALSMLDLKIDHYQSIFGGTAS from the coding sequence ATGAGCGTGGTCGAGAGCACGAGCGTGGACACCCTGACGGGCACCGGCACGCGCCGGACGGCGACAGTGCCGGCGGCGGCACCGGCACCGGCGGCGAAGCCGGTGCCGCAGCGCACCGATCCGTCGGCGCGGTACACCATCAGCGAGGTGGCGGCCCTCACCGGGCTGTCCGCGCACACCCTGCGCTGGTACGAGCGGATCGGCCTGATGCCGCACGTGGACCGCTCGCACACCGGCCAGCGCCGGTTCACCCCGCGCGACCTGGACTGGCTCACCTTCGTGGGCAAGCTGCGGACGACCGGAATGGCGGTGTCCGACATGGTGCGTTACGCGGAACTGATCCGGGAGGGCGACCACACCCACGCGGAGCGCCGGGCGCTCCTGGAGGGCACCCGGAACCACGTCGTGGAACGGATCGCCGAGCTCCAGGACGCCCTCTCCATGCTCGACCTCAAGATCGATCACTACCAGAGCATCTTCGGAGGCACGGCTTCATGA